The Torulaspora globosa chromosome 8, complete sequence genome segment AAAGCGTAAACAAGGGAAGACTTTAAGTCGCACAAGTCACTACAAACAAACTTGTTGACCGCCGTCGCAAACCCTAGGGACATCCCTAGTAAAACTCAGTTATTGGGATTTACAAAGGAGTGATTTGCTTACTGATTCCGACAATAGCACTAGGAATCCAGGATTCTAGGCAGACCGGAAAAAatgcagcagcaaagaagatgaaCTACAAGAGGTGAGGCAGCGAGACGTTATTTCGATGCCTAAAGTCACAAGAGCTAGGAACTTCGAAAGTTGCTAGCGATGCCCTAGCAGGTGAAAGAGAGcaccagaagaaagaaagaaaaaagagAGAACAATAATCGTCAAGATATCTGCAGTGTTTGATGTAATACGAGGACTCACTAACATCAAAAGACCGCAGATGCTATTGAATGCTCCTTTGTCCAGTATGTTTCAGATGTAGGCGACACATTCCGCGTTGAGCGGTTTCCCTGTCCTAACGGAGGACGATGGACAAAATACGTCGCTTAACGTGGACTTCACGTCAAAGTTGGTGAATTACCCTCACAATGGTCGAACAACGGATTGCGAGTTGGTTCCATTATTTACCTAGCTGGCACTTCGCGTGGTAGTATTGAAATCGCCTCACGGAAAAAGCCGTTCTCCTCGTTTCAATCAATACCAGGAATCGATTTATCCCAAGCTTGAGTCTCTAGAGGGACTGTATTCATTGTTCACCACGGAACTTTAAGAGTTGAAGGTGGGGTGGCTATGAAGGGATTAATATGGCCGTCAAAGAATAAAAAACACTCCGGCCAAGGGAGTACTTCTCCCAGtgtctcttcatcattgaGTCGTTCGAAAAATACATCATCTACACGCTCACTTTCACCCTCAACATCGACTTTGCAATCGAAGAGGAATAATGCTTCGGGCAGTAGTCATGGTCCTTTGGAAAAGAATGCTAGCGGGAACGAACATCAGGAAGCCTATAACAATAGACGGAAGAGTTCAGCTACCCTTTCGCTGAGAAACCATTCTAATCCAAGCAATAATCGATCTTCGGGAAGCGTTTATTTGTTAGATTCTAACAGCAAGTCGATGAAAAGCATAGCATCATCAGGTCATcgttttgaagagacttcgatgttttcttctggatcgaTTACCCGTggttcttcatcagagacaGATGTCAACACCAATGCTAATGGTTCTGAAGTGAATCTTAACCGAAACCAAAGTTCAGCCAGAGATGATCCTCCCTCGACAGAACAGTCTAATTATGCGCGGGATCAGAATTCTAAGcaggatgaggaaaagaacatCAGATCATCAGCTAACACTGCAATATCAACAGAATACAGGGTGAGCCTTAATAAGGATAATTATGACTCGATCGTTTTCAAATCGGGATGGCTCAACAGATCAAATCACATGTCGGCCTCGATCTCAACTCATCACTTGAGATCCGCTGGTCATTCTTCACACACTAATAGAGAAAGTCGATTTTATCATGACGCTCCAGAGCCGCATAACAACATCCCAGAGTATCGGGTACATCGAGCGCAGCTGAAGGGGCCTGTACTAAATTTTTATAAAAGTGGTTTACCTAGCAATGTGAAATATTTTGATCCcgctgctggtggttcAAGAGAAGATGCTACTTTACCTTCTACGAGCAGCTCATCAGGAACCATTACCGAGAAACAACCTGAGGAACAATCATGCGCTATCGAATATTTGAGCGATCAATATCCCCACCCTAAAGCGAAATTAGATAGTGGCGGTAAAATTGTCGCTGGAAATGTGGAGAGCTTGTGCCATACAGTACTTTTCGCTCACTCGAAAGGTACAACCaatgatatcaagaatCAGAGGAGTATTATCAATCTCATACTCATCTTGCCTCTGATAGACTATTTCAGCAAGTTTTTACGAATGTTCACTTGTTTTGGACTAACTTTTACTAAACATCCTTCGAAAGTCTCTAACAGCTCAAATCAGTACTGCAACATCTCACCCCAAGTTGATAATCTGATGACCGAAAGACTGGGACTAGTGGTGAAGACGATACTAGAGATGTTCCCAAGTTTTTTATTGGATGATGAAACCTTCCAAGAAGTTATAAAGCTTTTGGATACTATATCCCTGCATAATGACGAGATTTCGAATTACCTGAAAATTGCTGTCGCCGATAAGCACAATGAACTCAGTAACATTACCGCCTTCAATCGAATGGGAGTATCACAGGGCAATTCTAAtaaagaacttgaaaatCGGAGAGCCAAACTTCTAAGGGATTTGATGACCGTTGAGGATTTCCTAATAATGGATCTTGACAAACTAGCGATGGAAGTGCATGAAATCAATCTGAAATTTGATGCAGTATGGGCACCCCGGTTTGATTATTCGCTTCTTTATGATTGCAAATACATCAACGGTGATATCGTTGCGCTAAATCCTTTAACTTTTAACAACCAGAAGAACGTTCACTTTTTAGGCAGACTGCTGACTTGTCATCTTTTGTCAAATGACCGCAAGGCCAATCGAAATGCGAAACTTGGAGCTAAAATTCTCACCAAATGGGTTGAATTTggtggaaaatttgaagctttggGTGACATGGTTTCTTGGTTGGCTGTTGCGACAATTGTCTGCTCTATACCTATTCTGAGACTGAAGTCTCTATGGACACACGTCCCCGAGAACATACTGAGGACCATTTTTAAAGATTGGATCCCAACCATTGCTCAACTGGATAGAAGACATTTATCTTCAAAATCTACCACCAGCGTCTTCATTCTAGCACCGCCAAATCTGGATAATCCTTTTATCAAGTCCAACGTCATCTCATATTTTGGTGATCTGATGATACACGCAGATGACTTACCTTCAGACACAAAGTTTAAATATTTGGAAAGAAAAGTCAATAGAACCAAGAATgcttttttcaaatggCAGGAACGCTTACAGAAAATAAAGCCTGGCAGTGGCGAAGTTAACTCCAAGACTAAAGACTTTAATCCCGATGAAAGCAATATATGTCAGTTTTGGAGATACCATCTATCTCAGACCTGCTTAAATATCGATGACATTATGAAGCTAAGTCTTGCCTATGAACCACCACAAATagaccaagaaagctacTCCAACGTTGGAGTTCAACGTAGTCCACTTTCAAGTGGTagctttcttccaattctATTCAATGAGGTTTGTCCGAGCTACTCCCTTTTTCCCCAGGATTCATTGATAGGCGCGGCGGGCGCTTCGGATTCACAAGATCCGTCTAATGACCGTTCAGGCCCTTCTGAATCAAGCTTCAATTCAGCTGGACAGTTCTCCACAGATTGCTTATCATCGAGTTCGCCCAACAACTCGAATAGAATTGTGTGGGCGGAGAAGCATATCACGGGGCTCGAGCAAATCGATGCgccattgatgaaagaactctCTTCGAAACAATCTAATAGGCAGCATATGTTGAAATGCATCCGTGATGCTTTCAATGTTGACAGTGACATTTTTCATGTCGCTGACGATCTAATTTTCAAATCATtgaatgattttgatgttAATTCGAGGCCTTCCAGTGTGGTCATAGAAACACCCAAAAGATTCTCACAGCAATCTTTGAATAATGGCAACCATGTAAGCCAAAGGGACATTGAAGACACTCCCAGCAGACTAAGCCGAACACTTGAGAATATGGACTTTTTCAGCAATATAGGAAAAGTATCTGAGACTCTGAAAGAATCTGTTATTGAGGTCGTGCTAAAATCAGGCTCCTTAGAAAGGCTATACGATCTTCTGGTTTTGACAGCTAGTGTATTCTCCAAGCTAATAGATACCAAAGATTTGGAAAAGTATTACCAACACAAGAGACACCGGTCGCAACTAGGCGCCAATCGCAGCTCTTTTATGGAAGCAGACTCTATAGGGCTACTTGATTATGCATTTGTGAAATTGACCATGGACATGGACGTTTACACAGAAAcattcttcaattcatATAAAAGCTTCGCAACTACAACATCAGTGATCGAAAATTTAGCCAGGCGGTATGTAGGGGCCAAAAGTTGCGCCTTCTCAATATCGCAGTGTTTGAACGCTACTAGTGGGTCCAAGGTTCAACAGTTCGAGAATATTCAAAATGGTAAAAAATTCCCCGTTTGGGATACAAAGGTAGGTAACGATGACAGTGTTAGCGCACTAATCTGGGTTAAAATACAAGTTGGGGCTGCCGAGGCATTGCTAAATCTGGTTGAACACCATTACGCTGACTTCACTGACGATATGAAGTCAAATGCAACTCTCCTGGATTTTCTCAAAGTCATGGAGCAAGATGTCACTAGTGAATGGCCTAAACGAATAAGGAAAGTTAAAGAGAGTGATCATGTCGACGAATTGAGTGAAATAGAGAGCCTTGTCTCCAGTTTACATGATCTTTTCAACGCTGTAAGAAGTTGCTACCAAAAGCAGTTGTACAGACCTTTGGGTATCGACAGAACTTTCAGGAAAGTTACAGGTCTGCTTAACTCTTTTCATAAGATGTCGCTCACGGATTATAACAAGTACCTGAGCTccaatgattttgatgatcCAATGATCACCAGCTTTCGCCAATTGAAATTTGATCAATATGAGAGCATCATAAACTGGATCTATTCTATGGACTACTttattttcaagaagtttcaaTTTGCCACCAAGCAGGATTGGTTCGCAACATTTCAAAAACTAGAAGCTACTTCATGCGAGTCGCTCACGTCGTTATATTGCTTACCTTTGCATTCAGTCTCGTACAATCTTATTACCTCAGGATCAGCACGCTTAGACGATTTAGAAGTTTCCAATGTTTTCGCATGGATATCCAATCTTGATGGTAACCCTGCGGACGGGACTCAACCAGTACTCAACAAATTACCTGAAGCAATACAGCTTCTGATAAAACTGCATATGTCCTTAACAGTTTTTTTCATGATAGAAGTTACAGATCTCGAGAAATCCGTAGAAGATCGTATCAATACATGTGCTGTTGTGCTACAAATTTTGAAGTACGTGCGTTGGAAAAATTCATCgcttgatctcttcaaagcagaCGGCGAGGGTTCAGTTTCCCCCCATATCCCATCGTTTATCGAGACTGCTATTATTAATGCTACTGTATCACCTGAATCTCGATATTACGAACATGCCTGGAGCTCCGCCTACGAATTACTATCATCTTCCCGACACCGTTCTCCAGGAAAGATAAGTACATTACTGATCGAAATTAATGACGAGAATATTAAATCATTTAGTGACTTTGATGAAGCCCATATGTTGAAACCCAAGAACCTCTGTCCGTGTCCAGGTTGGATTGTGCAACGCCTCTTAGAGATCTCCCAGTTTGTTCCGAATATGAGTATAATGAATTCTAAACTTATCAACTTCGATAAGCGAAGATTTGTTAACAATTTTGTttcaaatattcttgatctcaCTGCCTCGCTTGAGGAGGACATCACAAGCCATGGCAATATCCCGTTTAGTATTTCACTTTTCCAAAGTTTCATCGATCCTGCAAAAGCTTTCAAGCGAAGCGCAAGAAACCTTGCAATGGCCGAAGGCAAGCTGTTAAAGTATCAAGAAAAAGGACTTTTCAATGAGATTCTGGCACAGGAGATAGACAAAACTAAGCGTGATCACAAGAAAATCGAGATCTTGAGTGCGCAGGAACGCGATATAAAAAGATCGGcgattcttcagcagatgATCCAGCGAAAGCAGCGAAGCTCTGTTATTATCCCAAGCTTGCAAAGAAATGATGTGGCTTCTCCGCCATTATCGAAAATTCCTTCTTCTGCCGCTTCATCTTCACTATCTAACACCTCTAGGGATAAAAGGAGCTCTGCCGCATCTTATGGCTCCAGAAATTCCGTCATCTCAACTTCAGGACACAATCATATgggaaaaaaaattggtGGATTCTTTAAAAGACCATTTTCCATCGGAGGATTTAACTCTTCCGCCTCAAGCAGCTCCCTGAGTAGCATCTTAATTCCTGGCATTCAAGATGACGGCTCTGTTTCTCCTGATAATTTACCAGCTTTGGATCCGTCAACAATGCAAGACCAAAAACCCGTTTTTTCTATTAAAACTTTCGAGATAAAGTCTATTATAGAGGTTGTTaatcatcaaagagatcCAGCACACCTTTCATCgttcaaaattttgatgCATGATGGGCATGAGCACATGTTCCAGGCTCCGAACAGAAGGGACCTGGTGGAGTGGATTGAGATGAtaaaagcttcaaagaggTATGCCTTTCACTCGAAGAAATATAGAGGC includes the following:
- the BEM2 gene encoding GTPase-activating protein BEM2 (ancestral locus Anc_8.207), which gives rise to MKGLIWPSKNKKHSGQGSTSPSVSSSLSRSKNTSSTRSLSPSTSTLQSKRNNASGSSHGPLEKNASGNEHQEAYNNRRKSSATLSLRNHSNPSNNRSSGSVYLLDSNSKSMKSIASSGHRFEETSMFSSGSITRGSSSETDVNTNANGSEVNLNRNQSSARDDPPSTEQSNYARDQNSKQDEEKNIRSSANTAISTEYRVSLNKDNYDSIVFKSGWLNRSNHMSASISTHHLRSAGHSSHTNRESRFYHDAPEPHNNIPEYRVHRAQLKGPVLNFYKSGLPSNVKYFDPAAGGSREDATLPSTSSSSGTITEKQPEEQSCAIEYLSDQYPHPKAKLDSGGKIVAGNVESLCHTVLFAHSKGTTNDIKNQRSIINLILILPLIDYFSKFLRMFTCFGLTFTKHPSKVSNSSNQYCNISPQVDNLMTERLGLVVKTILEMFPSFLLDDETFQEVIKLLDTISLHNDEISNYLKIAVADKHNELSNITAFNRMGVSQGNSNKELENRRAKLLRDLMTVEDFLIMDLDKLAMEVHEINLKFDAVWAPRFDYSLLYDCKYINGDIVALNPLTFNNQKNVHFLGRLLTCHLLSNDRKANRNAKLGAKILTKWVEFGGKFEALGDMVSWLAVATIVCSIPILRLKSLWTHVPENILRTIFKDWIPTIAQLDRRHLSSKSTTSVFILAPPNLDNPFIKSNVISYFGDLMIHADDLPSDTKFKYLERKVNRTKNAFFKWQERLQKIKPGSGEVNSKTKDFNPDESNICQFWRYHLSQTCLNIDDIMKLSLAYEPPQIDQESYSNVGVQRSPLSSGSFLPILFNEVCPSYSLFPQDSLIGAAGASDSQDPSNDRSGPSESSFNSAGQFSTDCLSSSSPNNSNRIVWAEKHITGLEQIDAPLMKELSSKQSNRQHMLKCIRDAFNVDSDIFHVADDLIFKSLNDFDVNSRPSSVVIETPKRFSQQSLNNGNHVSQRDIEDTPSRLSRTLENMDFFSNIGKVSETLKESVIEVVLKSGSLERLYDLLVLTASVFSKLIDTKDLEKYYQHKRHRSQLGANRSSFMEADSIGLLDYAFVKLTMDMDVYTETFFNSYKSFATTTSVIENLARRYVGAKSCAFSISQCLNATSGSKVQQFENIQNGKKFPVWDTKVGNDDSVSALIWVKIQVGAAEALLNLVEHHYADFTDDMKSNATLLDFLKVMEQDVTSEWPKRIRKVKESDHVDELSEIESLVSSLHDLFNAVRSCYQKQLYRPLGIDRTFRKVTGLLNSFHKMSLTDYNKYLSSNDFDDPMITSFRQLKFDQYESIINWIYSMDYFIFKKFQFATKQDWFATFQKLEATSCESLTSLYCLPLHSVSYNLITSGSARLDDLEVSNVFAWISNLDGNPADGTQPVLNKLPEAIQLLIKLHMSLTVFFMIEVTDLEKSVEDRINTCAVVLQILKYVRWKNSSLDLFKADGEGSVSPHIPSFIETAIINATVSPESRYYEHAWSSAYELLSSSRHRSPGKISTLLIEINDENIKSFSDFDEAHMLKPKNLCPCPGWIVQRLLEISQFVPNMSIMNSKLINFDKRRFVNNFVSNILDLTASLEEDITSHGNIPFSISLFQSFIDPAKAFKRSARNLAMAEGKLLKYQEKGLFNEILAQEIDKTKRDHKKIEILSAQERDIKRSAILQQMIQRKQRSSVIIPSLQRNDVASPPLSKIPSSAASSSLSNTSRDKRSSAASYGSRNSVISTSGHNHMGKKIGGFFKRPFSIGGFNSSASSSSLSSILIPGIQDDGSVSPDNLPALDPSTMQDQKPVFSIKTFEIKSIIEVVNHQRDPAHLSSFKILMHDGHEHMFQAPNRRDLVEWIEMIKASKRYAFHSKKYRGQTHNKLFGVPLEDVCEREGTNIPTIIVKLLEEIEIRGLEEVGLYRIPGSVGSVNALKNAFDQEGAVGNSFTLEDDRWFEINAIAGCFKMYLRELPDCLFSNERIDDFVQLAFQLKTSEITEEAYRTRMIALLQELPSCYYHTLKLIFFHLNKVHQHMHKNRMDASNLAIVFSMSFINQDDLTNSMGSTLGAVQSILQCFIKSPGDYFSV